GCGCGCCTTGACCTCCTCGAGGCCGTCGGCAAGGGCTTGCACCTGTCCGGCCAGGGTGTCGGTGCGGGCATTGGTGTTGGCCTGAGCGTCCTGGACGGTTTTCTGCAAGGTGGCCAGGGAAGCGTTCATGCGGTTGACGGAGTCGGTGGCCTGCTCAACGAGCGTCTTCAGGACGGCATGGTTCTGAGTGACCGACTGCTGGAGGTCGCGCACCTGCTGTTGCAGGAGGGCGACGTCGCGTTGCAATTGGATGATTTCCTTGGCAACGGCGCCGGCGGGGAGCTGCGCCAGCAGGAGCGCCACCAAAAGAAGGGGAAGTAGCGTGCAAAGGCGTTTCATCAAAGCTTATTCCTCCCTCAGAAAAGCAAAGGCGCGGCCCGGCGTAGCGATATAGGGGCCGGGGCACGGGCCTTTGGGCAAGGGGGCCGCAAGCAGGGGGCGTCCCGATACATCGGGACGCCGCTACTTACCTGGCCATCAAGATATGGCCACGGCGATTCTGCTGCCAGCAATCTTCGTTGTGCTCGGCGCAGAAGGGCGATTCCTTGCCCAGGGTGACGGTGGCGATGCGGTCAGCGGCCACTCCGAGCGATACCAGAAAATCCTTGGTGGCGTCAGCGCGGCGCTGGCCGAGACCGAGGTTGTATTCACTCGAACCGCGTTCGTCGCAATGGCCCTGCACCAGGATTTTTACCTCCGCGTGGGCCAGCAGGAATTCAGCATCGGCGGCGAGCGCCTCGCGGGCGTCCGGCCGAAGGTCGGATTTGTCAAAGTCAAAGAAGGCATCCTTGACGTAGCGGGCGAAGAGTTCTTCAATCGTCGGCGCCGGTGGAGGCGGAGGCGGGGGCGGCGGGACGTTCACCGTAACCCGCGCACTGGCGTCGGCGGAGCCGCCGGGGCCCTTGGCGGTGATGGTGTAGGTGGTTGAATCGCCAGGGGAGACGCGGGTGGAACCCTCGGGGGCGACTTTGCCCACATCCGATAAATCGAGATCAGTGGCGTTGGTCGAAGACCAACTCAGGTTGGTAGATTCACCGCGCAAGATGGTGGATGGAGCGGCTTGCAGGGTGACGGTGGGCGCCGCCGGCGGCGGTGGCGGAGGCGGGGGAGGCGGAGGCGGCGCCACTTTTTTCTGGCAAGCGCCGATAAACATGACCAAGAAGAACAGACCAAGCGCCGCTACGAAACTCCACCTGCGATTTCCTGACATGGTGCTTCCTCCTCAGCGAGTTGCGGCATCGGGCAGAAGATGAAAAAGCCGCCTAACCGCTATCAAACCGGGAATCGTACCACAATCAAACTGCGCCGGGACACCGAATTCGGCAAGAATGCGTTTAGAGTCCCACGGGCAGAAGCCGGTGAGCTGAACCGGTATCCCCGTTTATGGCGGTCCCCAATTGGGAGCCTCATTCGTGCCGCCCTGGGTAATCTGCCGGGGCAGGGAGCCATCGGCCAACATGGTCCAGAGTTGCCAGGAACCTGTGCGATTGGATTGAAAAACAAGATGCCGGCCATCGGCGGCCCAGGAGGGATGCTCGTTCCTGCCGGCATCGCGGGTCAACTGGCGCGCTTCTCTGGTCGCCACGTCCATGACGTACATGTCGTAGTTCCCGTTAGGCCGGCGCCAGGAAAAGGCAAGGAGTTGGCCGTTGGGCGACCAAGACGGATCCACCACGTAGCCCTCGCCGCCGGCGATGCGCTGGACGTTGGCGCCGTCGCGATCCATCATATAAATTTGCGGCGAGCCACCACGATCGGAAACAAAAGCGATCTGGCCGCCGGTCTTGGGATTGAAGGCCGGGGAAATTTCGACGCCGCGCACATGGGTCAGCCGCTTCAGGTTGGTCCCGTTCCAGTCCACCAGGTATAACTCCGGATCACCGGACATGGATGAGCAAAAGATGATCTGAAGGCCATCGGGCGACCAGGCGGGGGTGGTGTTGAGACCGCGGTAGTGGGGGAAGGCAAGGAGTTTGCCCGTCTCGAGGGAAAAAATTTGGACCTCCCAGTTGTTGCCGACCTTGGAGGAGAAGGCAATGCGGAGACCGTCGGGCGACCACTTTGGGGCCAGGGAGATGGAGCGGAGGCGAGCAAGCTGTTTGGGGTTCGAGCCGTCATAATCGCAAATCCAGAGCTCTTTCGAGCCGGAACGGTTGCTGATGAAAACGATCCTGGTGGAATGGATGCCGGGGACGCCGCCGCCGAGGCGGACGACGATCTGGTCGGCGAATTGGTGGGCGAGGCGGCGGGCGGCCTCTTCGGCGGGGAGGTCGCGGTAGCGCTTGCCGACAATCTCCGGCAAGCGGGCATTACGGACGTCGAGCGCCCAGGCTTCGACGATGAGTTGATTGGCTTCGGTGGAAAGATTTCCCAGGACGAGAACGTGCGCCTGGAGGGGCGGCTCGCTCCAATCGGCGGCCGTGACTTCAGAGGGAGTCGCCGGCTGCTTCAACGGGTAGAAGCTCGAGCTCGACACCTCGAAGATTCCGGCGTATTCCAAATCAGCCTTCAAAGTCTGGTTGAAAACTTTGGCGAGCGGAGCCGCCTGCGGCGAGCGGGCGGTGAATTCCGGCACGGCCAGCTTGACCCGTTCGGCGCCGAGTCCGGTACCGGTGCGAAACCAGTCCTCCTGGGCGGCGGCCAGCCCCGAGCGAATCGGGGCAAGCCGGCAAAGGGTCATAAGAATCAGCAAGAGAAGAAGGGCAAAGATGGTTTTGCGAGGTGCCATCGGACTCCTCAAGACTGATACACCGCCCCAAATGAGGGCAAGCTGAAGCTTGCCCCTACTCACCGCCGGAAATCAAACCAAAACTCGACTGACACCCGAGAGCCGCGAAATTCCGAAGGGAGGCGATCGAGGGGGCTTGAATCCTGTACGGCGCGCAACGCCGCTCGATCCACGCTGGCGAGGCCGCTGCGTCGGAGGAACTGAGTGTTCAAGACGCTGCCGTCGCGGGCGATTTCAAAGGCGAGCATGACGCGTGGCGCCCACTGAATGGAAGGGTCAATGGTGGTGATCAGCCAGTTGGAGCTGATGCGTCGCCGCACGGCGTCCACGTACCAAGGAAACTTTTCGCCGAAACCGCTTTCGGCGCCGAATTCCATCCCGGCGCTTGTCGTGCCCACCTGGAACTGTCCATAGGGCAGGGCCGGAGCGCCGCCCTGACCGTAGGGGATGGCCCCGACAAGGGGCGGCTCCTTGACCTCGTCCACGCGCGATGGCCGGGAACGATAGACCTCCGGCTTCTCCTTCTCAAATTTCGGGAGTGGGGTTGCCTCCAGCTCCTTCCTTTTCGGCCTGGGCTCGGATTTATACAGGCCTTTCGTCAAGTCCACGGTCTTGCTCAGGGTTTGCGCTTCGGGAGAAGGCAACGGAATCCCGGGGAGGCTTTTCACCACCGTCACGCTGATGGCGCCTTCCCCGCCAACGCCATAACCCCAACCCGGGCCGCGGCGAAAGGGATAGAAGGCGGTGAGGAAGATGGCACCCAGCATCAAACCGTGGAAGAGCAGGGAAATGGCCAGCGGTCTCCCCCATTTCTCCGGCGGCGGCGCGGGTATGGCGAATGCTCCCATAGCAGGGCCTTCTACATTTTCCTTGCGGCGAGCGGTTCGGTAACGACGCTGATGTTGACAATGCCGGCCTGGCGAACCTCATCCATGACCGTGGCAAAGCTGCCAAAGGGCACGGACTGGTCGCAGCGCAGAAATACGGACTGCCGGGCTCCCGCCCTGGCGGATGCTTTGATCCTTGGGCCGAGCTGATGGATGTTCATCGGCTCATTGCCCAGATAGACCCTTTGCGCCCGGTCAATGGTCACCACCAACTTTTCTTCGGTGATCTCTTCCACCTGGCGAGTTTTGGGCAAGCTGACATCAATGCCGGATTGGAGCACCGGGGCAGTG
The window above is part of the Candidatus Acidiferrales bacterium genome. Proteins encoded here:
- the pal gene encoding peptidoglycan-associated lipoprotein Pal → MSGNRRWSFVAALGLFFLVMFIGACQKKVAPPPPPPPPPPPPAAPTVTLQAAPSTILRGESTNLSWSSTNATDLDLSDVGKVAPEGSTRVSPGDSTTYTITAKGPGGSADASARVTVNVPPPPPPPPPAPTIEELFARYVKDAFFDFDKSDLRPDAREALAADAEFLLAHAEVKILVQGHCDERGSSEYNLGLGQRRADATKDFLVSLGVAADRIATVTLGKESPFCAEHNEDCWQQNRRGHILMAR
- the tolB gene encoding Tol-Pal system beta propeller repeat protein TolB, with the protein product MAPRKTIFALLLLLILMTLCRLAPIRSGLAAAQEDWFRTGTGLGAERVKLAVPEFTARSPQAAPLAKVFNQTLKADLEYAGIFEVSSSSFYPLKQPATPSEVTAADWSEPPLQAHVLVLGNLSTEANQLIVEAWALDVRNARLPEIVGKRYRDLPAEEAARRLAHQFADQIVVRLGGGVPGIHSTRIVFISNRSGSKELWICDYDGSNPKQLARLRSISLAPKWSPDGLRIAFSSKVGNNWEVQIFSLETGKLLAFPHYRGLNTTPAWSPDGLQIIFCSSMSGDPELYLVDWNGTNLKRLTHVRGVEISPAFNPKTGGQIAFVSDRGGSPQIYMMDRDGANVQRIAGGEGYVVDPSWSPNGQLLAFSWRRPNGNYDMYVMDVATREARQLTRDAGRNEHPSWAADGRHLVFQSNRTGSWQLWTMLADGSLPRQITQGGTNEAPNWGPP
- a CDS encoding TonB family protein, with product MGAFAIPAPPPEKWGRPLAISLLFHGLMLGAIFLTAFYPFRRGPGWGYGVGGEGAISVTVVKSLPGIPLPSPEAQTLSKTVDLTKGLYKSEPRPKRKELEATPLPKFEKEKPEVYRSRPSRVDEVKEPPLVGAIPYGQGGAPALPYGQFQVGTTSAGMEFGAESGFGEKFPWYVDAVRRRISSNWLITTIDPSIQWAPRVMLAFEIARDGSVLNTQFLRRSGLASVDRAALRAVQDSSPLDRLPSEFRGSRVSVEFWFDFRR
- a CDS encoding biopolymer transporter ExbD, producing the protein MPSPVSREAKTQSSLADINITPLVDVVLVLLIIFMITAPVLQSGIDVSLPKTRQVEEITEEKLVVTIDRAQRVYLGNEPMNIHQLGPRIKASARAGARQSVFLRCDQSVPFGSFATVMDEVRQAGIVNISVVTEPLAARKM